A section of the Chlorocebus sabaeus isolate Y175 chromosome 17, mChlSab1.0.hap1, whole genome shotgun sequence genome encodes:
- the ABHD16A gene encoding phosphatidylserine lipase ABHD16A isoform X2, whose protein sequence is MLYPGSVYLLQKALMPVLLQGQARLVEECNGRRAKLLACDGNEIDTMFVDRRGTAQPQGQKLVICCEGNAGFYEVGCISTPLEAGYSVLGWNHPGFAGSTGVPFPQNEANAMDVVVQFAIHRLGFQPQDIIIYAWSIGGFTATWAAMSYPDVSAVILDASFDDLVPLALKVMPDSWRGLVTRTVRQHLNLNNAEQLCRYLGPVLLIRRTKDEIITTTVPEDIMSNRGNDLLLKLLQHRYPRVMAEEGLQVVRQWLEASSQLEEASIYSRWEVEEDWCLSVLRSYQAEHGPDFPWSVGEDMSADGRRQLALFLARKHLHNFEATHCTPLPAQNFQMPWHL, encoded by the exons ATGCTGTATCCAGGCTCTGTGTACCTGCTCCAGAAGGCCCTCATGCCTGTGCTGCTGCAGGGCCAGGCCCGACTGGTGGAAGAG TGTAATGGGCGCCGGGCAAAGCTGCTGGCCTGTGATGGCAATGAGATTGACACCATGTTTGTGGACCGGCGGGGGACAGCTCAGCCCCAGGGACAGAAGCTG GTGATCTGCTGTGAGGGGAATGCTGGGTTTTACGAGGTGGGCTGCATCTCCACACCCCTGGAAG CTGGATATTCAGTCCTGGGCTGGAATCATCCAGGTTTTGCTGGAAGCACG GGAGTGCCGTTCCCGCAGAATGAGGCCAATGCCATGGATGTGGTGGTCCAGTTTGCCATCCACCGCCTGGGCTTCCAGCCCCAGGACATCATCATCTACGCCTGGTCCATCGGCGGCTTCACTG CCACGTGGGCCGCCATGTCCTACCCAGATGTTAGTGCTGTGATCCTGGATGCCTCCTTTGATGACCTGGTGCCCTTGGCCTTGAAGGTCATGCCAGACAGCTGGA GGGGCCTGGTGACCAGGACCGTGAGGCAGCATCTCAATCTAAACAATGCGGAGCAGCTGTGCAG ATACCTGGGTCCTGTACTGCTGATCCGGAGAACCAAGGATGAGATCATCACTACCAC GGTTCCTGAGGACATCATGTCCAACCGAGGCAATGACCTCCTGCTGAAGCTCCTGCAGCATCG GTATCCCCGGGTGATGGCAGAGGAGGGTCTTCAAGTGGTGAGGCAGTGGTTGGAGGCCTCCTCACAGCTGGAGGAAG CCTCAATTTACAGCCGATGGGAGGTGGAAGAGGACTGGTGTCTGTCTGTCCTCCGCTCCTACCAGGCAGAACATGGGCCTGACTTCCCCTGGAGCGTGG GGGAGGACATGAGTGCAGATGGACGGCGGCAGCTGGCTTTGTTTCTG GCTCGGAAGCATCTGCACAACTTTGAGGCCACTCACTGcaccccactcccagcccagAACTTCCAGATGCCCTGGCACCTCTAG